The Terriglobia bacterium genome includes the window TGCACCAGCTCGTCCGAGGTCACCGACTCGGCCTCGGCCTCGAACGACAGGATCAGCCGATGGCGCAGGACGTCGTGGCCGATCGCCTTCACGTCCTCCGGCGTGACGAAGCCCCGCCCGCGGAGGAACGCGTGCCCCCGCGCGGCCGCGACGAGGTAGAGCGTGGCTCGCGGGGAGGCGCCGTACTGGACCAGCCCTTCGAGGTCGAGCTTGAAGTCCCGGGGCCGGCGCGTCGCCTGGACCAGGCGCACCGCGTAATCCTTGATGCGGTCGTCCACGTAGATCGAGTACATCGCGTCCCGGGCTCTCGCGAGATCCTCCATCGCCACCACGGGGCTGGCCACCGGCTCGTCGGCGCCGCTCATCCGGTCGAGGATCTGCCGCTCCTCCTCCTGCGTGGGGTAGTCGACCCGGAGCTTGAGCATGAAGCGATCCACCTGGGCCTCGGGGAGCGGGTACGTTCCCTCCTGCTCGATCGGGTTCTGCGTCGCGAGGACGAGAAAGGGGCTCGGCAGGGGGAACGTGCGGTCGCCGAGGGTGACCTGCCGCTCCTGCATCGCCTCGAGAAGCGCGGACTGCACCTTCGCCGGGGCGCGATTCACCTCGTCCGCGAGGACGAAGTTCGCGAACAACGGTCCCTGGTGGGGAACGAACGTCCCCTCCTTCTGGTTGTAGACCAAGGTGCCGGTGAGATCGGCGGGGAGGAGATCGGGCGTGAACTGGATCCTCTGGAAGGTGCCGCGCACGGCCGCCGCGAAGGTCCTGACCGCCAGGGTCTTGGCGAGACCGGGGACCCCTTCGAGGAGGAGATGCCCCCGCGCGAGCAACCCGATCACCATCCTCTCGAGCAAGTACCGCTGCCCCACCATGACCTTCCGCACTTCGGCGAGGAGCTGCTCCACCACCGCCGACTCGCGCTGGACCCGCTCCTGGATCGCTTGAACCTCCTCGTGCATCCCGTTCCTCCCGCCTCGGTCTCTCGCCGACTACGCGGCTTTACTTGTTGCGATCAAAAGACTTAAAACGACCCCGAATTCTAAGACAGGAGGCTCGGGCTGTCAAACGGGCGTCCCGCGGAAAGCGCTCCGCCCGCCCGCGCGGACCTCGAGCGGCGCCTGGTAATGAGCGGGGCGGAACCTATATTTGCCGGGGCATGCGCCGGCACGGGGCACGGGACCGGCCATCACGCCCGGACGGACTCGCATGAAGAAGAAGCTCGCGGCCTCGTTCCTCCTCGTCACGTGCCTCTGCACGATTGCGGGTGTCGTCGTGCCGCGCTTCCAGGACGATCCGCTGTGGGGGCCGGCGCTCATCGTGTGCACCGATCTCGCCATCGGCCTCGGGGCCGCGTGGGTCGTGTCGCACCTGCTCACCCGCAAGCTCCGTCTCCTCGCCGCCGCCGCGACGGTCATCAGCCAGGGGGACCTCACGCGACGCGTCGAGGTGCGCGGCTCGGACGAGACCGCGGAGCTGGCGCGCTCGTTCGCGACGATGGTCGACAGCCTCCTCGGCGTCGTCCTCGAGGTCCAGTCCACGGCCGTGCGCATCCACGAGTCGGCGCGAGAGCTGTCGGCGTCGTCGGAGCACATGAACACCGCGACCGAGGAGATCGCCGAGGCCGCCCAGGCCATCGCGCGGGGGGCGGAAGAGCAGGCCGAGCGGGTCGCCGGTACCACCGCGACCACCCGCGAGCTCAGGCGCGCGGCGGAGAACGTGGCCTCGCGGGCGCGCGAGGTGGACGCCTCGGCCGCCGGCGCCGCGGGGAAGGCCGCCGCGGGCGCCGGCGACGCGAGACGCGTGGCCGAAGGCATCGCGGCGCTCTCGGACAGGATCGAGGCCGCGGCGGCGAACGTCGAGGGATTCCGTGAGCGGGCGGACGAGATCGGAAAGATCGTCCCCTTCATCGGATCGCTCTCGCAGCAGACCCACATCCTCGCGATCAACGCCGCCATCGAAGCGGCGCGCGCGGGCGAGGAGGGCCGGGGGTTCGCGGTGGTGGCCGAAGAGATCCGGCGACTCTCCGAGAGCGTCTGCCGGTTCGCGGAGGAGATCTCCGCG containing:
- a CDS encoding MoxR family ATPase, yielding MHEEVQAIQERVQRESAVVEQLLAEVRKVMVGQRYLLERMVIGLLARGHLLLEGVPGLAKTLAVRTFAAAVRGTFQRIQFTPDLLPADLTGTLVYNQKEGTFVPHQGPLFANFVLADEVNRAPAKVQSALLEAMQERQVTLGDRTFPLPSPFLVLATQNPIEQEGTYPLPEAQVDRFMLKLRVDYPTQEEERQILDRMSGADEPVASPVVAMEDLARARDAMYSIYVDDRIKDYAVRLVQATRRPRDFKLDLEGLVQYGASPRATLYLVAAARGHAFLRGRGFVTPEDVKAIGHDVLRHRLILSFEAEAESVTSDELVQRVFDAIEVP
- a CDS encoding methyl-accepting chemotaxis protein, whose protein sequence is MKKKLAASFLLVTCLCTIAGVVVPRFQDDPLWGPALIVCTDLAIGLGAAWVVSHLLTRKLRLLAAAATVISQGDLTRRVEVRGSDETAELARSFATMVDSLLGVVLEVQSTAVRIHESARELSASSEHMNTATEEIAEAAQAIARGAEEQAERVAGTTATTRELRRAAENVASRAREVDASAAGAAGKAAAGAGDARRVAEGIAALSDRIEAAAANVEGFRERADEIGKIVPFIGSLSQQTHILAINAAIEAARAGEEGRGFAVVAEEIRRLSESVCRFAEEISALNEEILRGSREAASEIRKSVAAADEARAVVDSTSASFEQILDATRGTARLAGEISKEAETQRAAAESVVESLERISSIARQNAAGTVEASAATTQQNASMQIVSS